In Piliocolobus tephrosceles isolate RC106 chromosome 5, ASM277652v3, whole genome shotgun sequence, a single genomic region encodes these proteins:
- the GPR6 gene encoding G-protein coupled receptor 6, with protein MNASAASLNDSQVVVVAAEGATAAATAAGGPDTGEWGPPAAAALGAGGGANGSLELSSQLSAGPPGLLLPAVNPWDVLLCVSGTVIAGENALVVALIASTPALRTPMFVLVGSLATADLLAGCGLILHFVFQYVVPSETVSLLTVGFLVASFAASVSSLLAITVDRYLSLYNALTYYSRRTLLGVHLLLAATWTVSLGLGLLPVLGWNCLAERAACSVVRPLARSHVALLSAAFFMVFGIMLHLYVRICQVVWRHAHQIALQQHCLAPPHLAATRKGVGTLAVVLGTFGASWLPFAIYCVVGSHDDPAVYTYATLLPATYNSMINPIIYAFRNQEIQRALWLLFCGCFQSKVPFRSRSPSEV; from the coding sequence ATGAACGCGAGTGCCGCCTCGCTCAACGACTCCCAGGTGGTGGTAGTGGCGGCCGAAGGAGCGACGGCGGCGGCCACAGCAGCAGGGGGGCCGGACACCGGCGAATGGGGACCCCCTGCTGCGGCGGCTCTGGGAGCCGGCGGCGGAGCTAATGGGTCTCTAGAGCTGTCCTCGCAGCTGTCGGCTGGGCCACCGGGACTCCTGCTGCCAGCGGTGAATCCGTGGGACGTGCTCCTGTGCGTGTCGGGGACAGTGATCGCTGGAGAAAATGCGCTGGTTGTGGCGCTCATCGCATCCACTCCGGCGCTGCGCACGCCCATGTTCGTGCTGGTGGGCAGTCTGGCCACCGCTGACCTGCTGGCGGGCTGTGGCCTCATCTTGCACTTTGTGTTCCAGTACGTGGTGCCCTCGGAGACTGTGAGTCTGCTCACGGTGGGCTTCCTTGTGGCTTCCTTCGCCGCCTCTGTCAGCAGCCTGCTGGCCATTACGGTGGACCGCTACCTGTCCCTGTATAACGCGCTTACCTATTACTCGCGCCGGACTCTGTTGGGCGTGCACCTCCTGCTTGCCGCCACCTGGACCGTGTCCCTAGGCCTGGGGCTGCTGCCCGTGCTGGGCTGGAACTGCCTGGCAGAGCGCGCCGCCTGCAGCGTGGTGCGCCCGCTGGCGCGCAGCCACGTGGCGCTGCTCTCCGCTGCCTTCTTCATGGTCTTCGGCATCATGCTGCACCTGTACGTGCGCATCTGCCAGGTGGTCTGGCGCCACGCGCACCAGATCGCGCTGCAGCAGCACTGCCTGGCGCCACCCCACCTCGCCGCCACCAGAAAAGGTGTGGGTACGCTGGCTGTTGTGCTGGGCACTTTCGGCGCCAGCTGGTTGCCCTTCGCCATCTATTGCGTGGTGGGCAGCCACGACGACCCGGCGGTCTACACTTATGCCACCCTGCTGCCCGCCACCTACAACTCCATGATCAATCCCATCATCTATGCCTTCCGCAACCAGGAGATTCAGCGCGCCCTGTGGCTCCTGTTTTGTGGCTGTTTCCAGTCCAAAGTGCCCTTTCGTTCCAGGTCCCCCAGTGAGGTCTGA